One Thermococcus sp. MV5 genomic region harbors:
- a CDS encoding HAD family hydrolase produces the protein MIKGLIFDVDETLVYYEGYDGRHWFKNWGEEEIKKLGIEINFETYRKMVKGELPRSWVEKLGVNHVKFWKAIDKAKLKYRKWAAERGLIKAFPDIGTLKNFKQLGLKLAAVSNASQECTEFVLELFNIKDQFDVIFGKDYKYLDGAKPNPYLINKALKALNTLPKEALVVGDSLSDILAARKAGVQVVQVMRFGRIEGADYYVKDLNELLQLVLRINR, from the coding sequence ATGATAAAAGGACTGATATTTGATGTGGACGAAACCTTGGTTTACTATGAAGGATACGATGGAAGGCATTGGTTCAAAAACTGGGGAGAGGAGGAAATAAAAAAGCTTGGGATTGAGATTAATTTTGAAACTTACAGAAAGATGGTAAAAGGGGAACTTCCAAGAAGTTGGGTAGAGAAGCTTGGAGTAAATCACGTTAAATTTTGGAAAGCCATAGATAAGGCCAAACTTAAATATAGGAAATGGGCAGCAGAAAGAGGATTAATAAAAGCCTTCCCTGATATTGGAACACTAAAAAACTTCAAACAGCTTGGATTAAAGCTCGCAGCTGTTAGCAATGCATCTCAGGAGTGTACAGAATTTGTATTGGAGCTTTTTAATATAAAAGACCAATTCGACGTTATCTTTGGTAAAGACTACAAGTATCTTGATGGTGCTAAACCAAACCCATATCTTATAAACAAAGCTCTTAAAGCACTAAACACTCTCCCCAAAGAAGCCCTTGTGGTTGGAGATTCTCTATCGGATATTCTAGCGGCACGGAAAGCAGGAGTGCAAGTTGTCCAAGTTATGAGGTTTGGCAGAATAGAAGGTGCGGATTATTATGTAAAAGACCTAAATGAACTTCTCCAATTGGTACTCCGAATTAATAGATAA
- a CDS encoding threonine/serine dehydratase, whose product MIDVVKEITEAEKRIRKYIRETPLEYSHFLSQKGDSDVYLKLENFQVTGSFKIRGVLNKMLSLSEEEKRKRIITASSGNHGVAFAYATSKLGLNGIVFLPENASPTKIKDIEQYNVELKFYGKDIVETEKFAREFAEKNGMIYIPPYNDPKIIGGQGTIGIELERELKEIDAVLIPVGGGGLISGMAGYLKNLNPNIKIIGVQPENSAVMYHSIKAGKILEIVSTPTLADGTAGGIEKNSITFDLCKKYVDDFILVSEKEIATAILLMLERHHMVVEGAAALSVAGYLKDPKRFKHKNVVLIISGCRLSLNILISLLKRDEDDKRTDI is encoded by the coding sequence ATGATCGATGTAGTTAAAGAGATTACCGAAGCAGAGAAACGAATTAGAAAATACATAAGAGAGACACCCCTAGAATATTCACATTTTTTAAGCCAGAAGGGAGATTCTGATGTCTATTTAAAGTTAGAAAACTTTCAAGTGACTGGTTCATTTAAAATTCGAGGTGTGCTCAACAAAATGCTTTCTTTGAGTGAAGAAGAAAAGAGAAAAAGAATAATTACAGCTTCCAGTGGCAACCATGGAGTCGCGTTTGCCTATGCTACTAGCAAGCTTGGTCTCAACGGAATTGTTTTCCTACCCGAAAATGCCTCACCTACAAAAATCAAGGATATAGAGCAGTATAATGTGGAGCTCAAGTTTTACGGAAAGGATATTGTTGAAACTGAGAAGTTTGCACGAGAATTTGCCGAGAAGAATGGGATGATATACATACCTCCATATAACGATCCTAAAATTATTGGAGGACAGGGAACTATAGGGATCGAACTTGAAAGAGAGTTAAAAGAGATCGATGCAGTTCTCATACCCGTTGGGGGTGGAGGACTTATATCGGGGATGGCAGGTTATCTAAAAAATTTAAACCCCAATATAAAGATAATCGGAGTTCAACCAGAAAATTCTGCCGTTATGTATCATTCGATAAAAGCAGGGAAGATCCTTGAAATAGTATCAACACCAACACTGGCAGATGGCACCGCTGGGGGGATCGAGAAAAACTCAATAACCTTCGATCTTTGTAAAAAATATGTGGACGATTTCATTCTAGTAAGTGAAAAAGAAATCGCAACTGCTATACTACTAATGTTGGAAAGGCATCATATGGTGGTGGAGGGTGCAGCCGCCCTCTCCGTTGCAGGATACTTAAAAGATCCCAAGAGATTCAAACACAAGAACGTCGTTCTCATTATCAGTGGATGTCGGCTAAGTTTGAATATCCTTATTTCACTTTTAAAGAGGGATGAAGATGATAAAAGGACTGATATTTGA